A genomic window from Candidatus Delongbacteria bacterium includes:
- a CDS encoding M28 family peptidase, with translation MSHGLHAGGRFALLLVAGLFCWPGQPLAAPSAGDVETLIRRLAAPELDGRRAGTPGGERAVALLERELAALGLAPLEGFSGLRQEFEFHPRSTVTGETLRLAGAAQPLDPADWQALAASGAGRLTAPAVFCGYGLRDAAAGWLEYEPADVAGRVVLLLRQVPEGLAAGSSPQAQTLARRVAAVRECGARAVLVVDSPFDLQAARLRGEGPDPALGDLGLPVAGLSAAWADSLLQRAGSGLKTQLSRLSRAKRAQPALPLVGELELSIRVERETARSWNLGAALPGTGAAARRWVLVGAHHDHLGRGADGRGPLHPGADDNASGTALLLQLARDLRDSPVEPAGGRRSLALVWFGGEELGRLGSRRLAEESPAWLDSLDLMINLDMLGRLEEQTLLLLGGAEHPELQPGLGAAAAAAGLLVRATGESPGGDHESFRALGLPAVMLFTGAHEDYHKPTDTAERIHVAGLEPIRRTLAGWLPAVLDSGLRIAAGQPAAAVPEGGSPVRVAIGIVPGYESREGGMPVQDVKPGSAAERAGLRAGDVLLALGRFPVANIHDYTFALRHYEAGEELPVAYLRDGQRRQTTVRLEERIRP, from the coding sequence GTGTCACACGGCCTGCATGCCGGCGGGCGTTTCGCTTTGCTGCTGGTGGCGGGGTTGTTCTGCTGGCCCGGGCAGCCGCTGGCCGCCCCGTCGGCGGGAGACGTGGAGACGCTGATCCGCCGTCTGGCCGCTCCGGAGCTGGACGGTCGCCGGGCAGGCACTCCTGGCGGCGAACGCGCCGTGGCGCTGCTGGAGCGCGAACTGGCCGCGCTGGGACTGGCGCCGCTGGAGGGCTTCAGCGGCCTGCGGCAGGAGTTCGAGTTCCACCCGCGCTCGACGGTGACCGGGGAGACGCTGCGGCTGGCCGGCGCCGCCCAGCCGCTGGACCCGGCGGACTGGCAGGCCCTGGCCGCCTCCGGCGCCGGACGGCTGACGGCCCCGGCCGTATTCTGCGGCTACGGGCTGCGGGACGCCGCGGCGGGCTGGCTGGAGTACGAACCCGCCGACGTGGCGGGCCGGGTGGTCCTGTTGCTGCGGCAGGTGCCCGAGGGCCTGGCCGCCGGATCCTCCCCGCAGGCCCAGACCCTGGCGCGGCGCGTGGCGGCGGTGCGGGAGTGCGGCGCGCGGGCCGTGCTGGTCGTGGACAGTCCCTTTGACCTCCAGGCCGCGCGACTGCGGGGCGAGGGTCCGGATCCCGCCCTGGGCGATCTGGGACTGCCCGTGGCGGGCCTCTCCGCCGCTTGGGCGGACAGCCTGCTGCAGCGGGCGGGCAGCGGACTCAAGACCCAACTCTCGCGCCTCAGCCGCGCCAAACGGGCCCAGCCGGCGCTGCCCCTGGTGGGCGAACTGGAATTGTCCATCCGCGTGGAGCGCGAGACGGCCCGCAGCTGGAATCTGGGCGCGGCCCTGCCCGGCACGGGCGCAGCCGCCCGGCGCTGGGTGCTGGTGGGCGCGCACCACGACCACCTGGGACGGGGCGCGGACGGCCGTGGACCGCTGCATCCCGGCGCGGACGACAACGCCAGCGGCACGGCCCTGCTGCTGCAGTTGGCGCGCGATCTGCGGGATTCGCCGGTCGAACCGGCGGGCGGACGCCGCTCCCTGGCCCTGGTCTGGTTCGGGGGCGAAGAGTTGGGCCGGCTGGGCTCACGGCGCCTGGCGGAGGAATCGCCGGCCTGGCTGGACTCGCTGGACCTGATGATCAACCTGGACATGCTGGGCCGGCTGGAGGAGCAGACCCTGCTTCTGCTGGGCGGGGCCGAACACCCCGAACTGCAGCCGGGCCTGGGGGCGGCCGCGGCGGCGGCGGGCCTGCTGGTGCGGGCCACGGGGGAATCCCCCGGCGGCGACCACGAGAGTTTCCGCGCGCTGGGCCTGCCGGCCGTGATGCTGTTCACCGGCGCCCACGAGGACTACCACAAGCCGACGGACACGGCGGAGCGCATCCACGTCGCGGGACTGGAGCCCATCCGGCGCACGCTGGCGGGCTGGCTGCCCGCGGTGCTGGATTCCGGCCTGCGCATCGCGGCGGGCCAGCCGGCGGCGGCCGTGCCCGAAGGCGGCAGTCCCGTGCGCGTGGCCATCGGGATCGTGCCCGGCTACGAGAGCCGGGAGGGCGGCATGCCCGTGCAGGACGTCAAGCCCGGCTCCGCGGCGGAGCGGGCGGGCTTGCGGGCGGGGGACGTGCTGCTCGCGCTGGGCCGCTTCCCCGTGGCAAACATCCACGACTATACCTTCGCGCTGCGCCACTACGAGGCCGGCGAGGAGCTGCCCGTGGCCTATCTGCGGGACGGACAGCGCCGCCAAACCACGGTGCGGCTGGAGGAGCGGATCCGGCCCTGA
- a CDS encoding SPOR domain-containing protein: MRGRIDHLLELARLAGKVLLSYSVAAWLLYLLVGMLLPSLLVRGSPLTLIGGLVLALPAPLLLFKRSRTRHPNRLAQAWEALDRRDPAGLAAFHELLQQQTGLTRTARTGWEERLLDAWRAAPAPLDDGAAASLRDLLFIQERLGPEARELLLRLSGTAVAPLDLLRLWNRAEAGGLAPDPRALAEACRAFGPGALPRGLRSVKALLFRLVRDNHPEGRALLVALLEAGRLRGRDLPPDLKPVFAHLAATPAAASSSPLAGIPFLRYLSLGRARLRGVTGRNRLGAGWKWGVVLGVIALAAGLSRLLEKAPPPMQAPPQVAFDYAPPADVEAGFTLQILASRDSSQTAAYVQRLHGDGRYAYALAPRSNSSYYRVRLGWFLDRAAADSVASLLRQRGVIDEWYVANFDREGRLFETLLAPPDSTADSTRTEH; encoded by the coding sequence GGTGCTGCTCTCCTATTCGGTGGCGGCCTGGCTGCTCTATCTGCTCGTGGGCATGCTGCTGCCCAGCCTGCTGGTCCGGGGCAGTCCGCTGACCCTGATCGGCGGCCTGGTGCTGGCCCTGCCCGCGCCCCTGCTGCTCTTCAAGCGCTCGCGGACGCGCCACCCCAATCGGCTGGCCCAGGCCTGGGAGGCGCTGGACCGTCGCGATCCCGCCGGCCTGGCGGCTTTCCACGAACTGCTGCAGCAGCAAACCGGCCTGACGCGGACCGCCCGCACCGGCTGGGAGGAGCGGCTGCTGGACGCTTGGCGCGCGGCGCCGGCGCCGCTGGACGACGGCGCAGCCGCCAGCCTGCGTGATCTGCTCTTCATCCAGGAGCGACTGGGACCGGAAGCGCGGGAGCTGCTGCTGCGCCTGAGCGGCACGGCTGTGGCGCCGCTGGATCTGCTGCGGCTCTGGAACCGCGCCGAGGCCGGCGGACTGGCCCCGGACCCCCGCGCCCTGGCCGAGGCCTGCCGGGCCTTCGGGCCGGGCGCACTGCCCCGCGGCCTGCGAAGCGTCAAGGCCCTGCTGTTCCGACTGGTGCGCGACAACCATCCGGAGGGCCGGGCCCTGCTGGTGGCCCTGCTGGAGGCCGGCCGGTTGCGCGGGCGCGATCTGCCGCCCGACCTGAAACCCGTCTTCGCCCACCTGGCCGCGACGCCGGCCGCGGCGTCCAGCTCCCCGCTGGCGGGCATCCCCTTCCTGCGCTACCTGTCCCTGGGCCGCGCGCGCCTGCGCGGGGTCACCGGGCGGAATCGGCTGGGCGCGGGCTGGAAGTGGGGCGTGGTGCTGGGCGTGATCGCGCTGGCGGCGGGGCTGAGCCGGCTGCTGGAGAAGGCGCCGCCGCCCATGCAGGCGCCGCCCCAGGTGGCCTTCGACTACGCGCCCCCCGCGGACGTGGAGGCGGGCTTCACGCTGCAGATCCTGGCCAGCCGCGACAGCTCCCAGACCGCGGCCTACGTGCAGCGCCTGCACGGCGACGGCCGCTACGCCTACGCGCTGGCGCCGCGCAGCAACTCGTCCTACTATCGCGTGCGGCTGGGCTGGTTCCTGGACCGCGCCGCCGCGGATTCCGTGGCCAGCCTGCTGCGCCAGCGCGGCGTGATCGACGAGTGGTACGTGGCCAACTTCGACCGCGAGGGCCGTCTGTTCGAGACCCTGCTGGCTCCGCCGGACAGCACGGCGGACTCCACCCGCACGGAGCACTGA
- the hutH gene encoding histidine ammonia-lyase: protein MPQIQVGSCWLDIRTLAAVAAGGGSFTLTPEALAAVNASRAFVDQAVERGEVIYGITTGFGALQRVQIAREDLGRLQHNLLVSHAVSTGAPLPADVVRAMLLLRAHSLAQGYSGVRAVLIERLLELLRRDLVPHIPALGSVGASGDLSPLSHMALPIIGEGKLMYHGTWKPAGWVLGIEGLQPLVLEAKEGLALNNGTQFMTASAALLLHRAERLARSADIVLALTLEALQGKSAAFDARVHALRRHPGQDAVADNVRLLTQGSTRVDAVDPEHPRVQDSYSVRCAPQVQGASRDTFAQLRSAVEREMNSVTDNPLVFAEDGEVLSGGNFHGEPMAFCLDFLKVALSELASISERRTAKLLDSSQSHGLPAFLVTRSGLNSGMMICQYTAAALVSKNKTLAHPDSTDSIPTSANQEDHVSMGANAALHALEIADHVGTVLAIELLAAHYGNRFRGGSPGRGSAAALLAVGTCLASEAASEDEVVDHDFRREYHALKQLIESGSLLRSVEDEVGPLR, encoded by the coding sequence ATGCCCCAGATCCAGGTGGGCAGTTGCTGGCTGGACATCCGCACCCTGGCGGCCGTGGCCGCGGGCGGCGGCAGTTTCACCCTGACCCCGGAGGCCCTGGCGGCCGTGAACGCCTCGCGGGCCTTCGTGGACCAGGCCGTGGAGCGCGGCGAAGTCATTTATGGCATCACGACGGGCTTCGGCGCCCTGCAGCGCGTGCAGATCGCCCGGGAGGACCTGGGCCGCCTCCAGCACAACCTGCTGGTCAGCCACGCTGTCTCCACCGGCGCGCCGCTGCCCGCCGACGTGGTGCGCGCCATGCTGCTGCTGCGCGCCCACAGCCTGGCCCAGGGCTACAGCGGCGTGCGAGCCGTGCTGATCGAGCGCCTATTGGAACTGCTGCGCCGCGATCTGGTGCCGCACATTCCGGCGCTGGGCTCCGTCGGCGCCTCCGGCGACCTCTCGCCCCTTTCGCACATGGCGCTGCCGATCATCGGCGAAGGCAAATTGATGTATCACGGCACTTGGAAGCCCGCCGGCTGGGTGCTGGGGATCGAAGGCCTGCAGCCGCTGGTGCTGGAAGCCAAGGAGGGTCTGGCCCTCAACAACGGCACCCAGTTCATGACCGCCAGCGCGGCCCTGCTGCTGCACCGGGCCGAGCGTCTGGCCCGCAGCGCGGACATCGTGCTGGCCCTGACACTGGAGGCCCTGCAGGGCAAGTCCGCGGCCTTCGACGCCCGCGTGCACGCCCTGCGCCGCCACCCCGGCCAGGACGCGGTGGCGGACAACGTGCGACTGCTCACCCAGGGCTCCACGCGCGTGGACGCCGTGGACCCGGAGCACCCGCGCGTGCAGGACTCCTACTCCGTGCGCTGCGCGCCCCAGGTCCAGGGCGCCTCCCGCGACACCTTCGCCCAGCTGCGCTCCGCCGTGGAGCGCGAGATGAACTCGGTGACCGACAATCCGCTGGTCTTCGCCGAGGACGGCGAGGTGCTGAGCGGCGGCAACTTCCACGGGGAGCCGATGGCCTTCTGCCTGGACTTCCTCAAGGTGGCCCTCTCCGAACTGGCCTCGATCTCCGAGCGGCGCACGGCCAAGCTGCTGGACTCCAGCCAGAGCCACGGCCTGCCCGCCTTCCTGGTCACCCGCAGCGGCCTGAACAGCGGCATGATGATCTGCCAGTACACGGCCGCGGCCCTGGTCTCCAAGAACAAGACCCTGGCGCACCCGGACTCGACGGACTCCATCCCCACCAGCGCCAACCAGGAGGACCACGTGAGCATGGGCGCCAACGCGGCCCTGCACGCGCTGGAAATCGCCGACCACGTGGGGACCGTGCTGGCCATCGAGCTGCTGGCCGCGCACTACGGCAACCGCTTCCGCGGCGGATCCCCCGGACGCGGGAGCGCCGCGGCCCTGCTGGCGGTGGGCACCTGCCTGGCCA